A DNA window from Comamonas fluminis contains the following coding sequences:
- the rplO gene encoding 50S ribosomal protein L15 translates to MELNSIKPADGAKHAKRRVGRGIGSGLGKTAGRGHKGQKSRSGGYHKVGFEGGQMPLQRRLPKRGFKSHLLKFNAEVALSELDKLGLAEVDLAALKQAGLVGSIAKVVKIIKSGEITKAVKLNGIGATAGAKAAIEAAGGSIA, encoded by the coding sequence ATGGAACTCAATAGCATCAAGCCTGCAGACGGCGCCAAGCACGCCAAGCGTCGCGTGGGTCGCGGTATCGGTTCTGGTCTGGGTAAGACTGCCGGTCGCGGTCACAAGGGTCAGAAGTCGCGTTCGGGTGGCTACCACAAGGTAGGCTTCGAAGGCGGTCAAATGCCTCTGCAGCGTCGCCTGCCCAAGCGTGGCTTCAAGTCGCATCTGCTGAAGTTCAATGCAGAAGTGGCCCTGTCTGAGCTGGATAAGCTCGGCCTGGCTGAAGTCGATCTGGCTGCTCTGAAGCAAGCCGGTCTGGTTGGTTCTATCGCCAAGGTCGTCAAGATCATCAAGAGCGGTGAAATCACCAAGGCTGTCAAGCTCAACGGCATTGGCGCTACCGCCGGCGCCAAGGCTGCCATCGAAGCTGCCGGTGGCAGCATCGCCTGA
- the rpmD gene encoding 50S ribosomal protein L30: MTTQQTVKVQLVRSPIGTKESHRATVRGLGLRKLNSISELQDTPEVRGMINKIAYLVKVL; this comes from the coding sequence ATGACAACACAACAAACTGTCAAGGTTCAGCTGGTTCGTAGCCCCATCGGTACCAAAGAGTCGCACCGTGCGACTGTGCGTGGCCTGGGTCTGCGTAAGCTGAACAGCATCAGCGAACTGCAGGACACTCCTGAAGTGCGCGGCATGATTAACAAGATCGCCTACTTGGTGAAGGTTCTCTGA
- the rpsE gene encoding 30S ribosomal protein S5, whose protein sequence is MAKFSPKVQDQANDDGLREKMIAVNRVTKVVKGGRILGFAALTVVGDGDGRVGMGKGKSKEVPAAVQKAMEECRRNLMKVALKSGTIHHSVKGHHGAAKVELHPAPKGTGIIAGGPMRAVFEVVGITDIVAKSHGSSNPYNMVRATFDALKNSTTPANVAAKRGKSVEDIFTA, encoded by the coding sequence ATGGCTAAATTTTCCCCCAAGGTGCAAGACCAGGCGAATGACGACGGTCTGCGCGAAAAAATGATCGCGGTCAACCGCGTCACCAAGGTTGTGAAGGGCGGTCGTATCCTCGGCTTCGCTGCACTGACCGTGGTTGGCGACGGTGATGGTCGCGTTGGCATGGGTAAGGGCAAATCCAAGGAAGTGCCTGCTGCCGTGCAAAAAGCGATGGAAGAATGCCGTCGCAACCTGATGAAGGTTGCGCTGAAGAGCGGCACCATTCACCACTCGGTGAAGGGCCATCACGGCGCAGCCAAGGTTGAACTGCACCCAGCTCCCAAGGGTACCGGCATCATCGCTGGCGGCCCAATGCGCGCTGTGTTCGAAGTGGTGGGTATCACCGATATCGTGGCCAAGAGCCACGGTTCGTCGAACCCCTACAACATGGTTCGCGCAACTTTCGACGCTTTGAAGAACTCCACGACCCCTGCGAACGTGGCAGCAAAGCGCGGCAAGTCGGTTGAAGACATCTTCACCGCCTGA
- the rplR gene encoding 50S ribosomal protein L18: MLNKKEQRLRRARQTRIRIAQQGVARLSVNRTNLHIYASVVSEDGSKVLASASTAEAEVRSQIGAAGKGGNVAAATLIGKRIAEKAKAAGVEKVAFDRAGFAYHGRVKALAEAAREAGLQF; the protein is encoded by the coding sequence ATGTTGAACAAGAAAGAGCAGCGTCTGCGCCGTGCCCGTCAGACTCGCATCCGCATTGCCCAGCAAGGCGTTGCACGTCTGAGCGTGAATCGTACCAACCTCCACATCTACGCCTCCGTGGTGTCGGAAGACGGCTCCAAGGTGCTGGCTTCGGCCTCCACTGCAGAAGCCGAAGTGCGTTCGCAAATCGGCGCCGCTGGCAAGGGTGGCAACGTGGCTGCCGCCACCTTGATCGGCAAGCGCATTGCTGAAAAGGCTAAGGCTGCTGGCGTTGAGAAAGTGGCTTTCGACCGCGCTGGTTTTGCATACCATGGCCGCGTGAAGGCTTTGGCAGAAGCCGCTCGCGAAGCGGGCCTGCAGTTCTAA
- the rplF gene encoding 50S ribosomal protein L6, whose protein sequence is MSRVAKANVTIPAGVDVSLNANSIKVKGKGGDLSLALNGLVNVSNNDGKLSFAPANDSREADALAGTIRQLVNNMVKGVTEGFEKKLTLIGVGYKAAAQGSKLNLAVGFSHPVNFEMPAGITVATPTPTEIVIKGADRQVVGQLAAEIRAVRPPEPYKGKGIRYANEKVVIKETKKK, encoded by the coding sequence ATGTCTCGCGTAGCAAAAGCAAATGTGACCATCCCCGCTGGCGTGGATGTGTCTTTGAATGCTAACTCCATCAAGGTCAAGGGCAAGGGCGGCGATCTGTCCCTGGCTCTGAACGGTCTGGTGAACGTTAGCAACAACGACGGCAAGCTGTCGTTCGCACCCGCTAATGACTCCCGTGAAGCTGACGCTCTGGCCGGTACCATCCGCCAGCTGGTCAACAACATGGTCAAGGGCGTGACCGAAGGTTTCGAGAAGAAGCTGACGCTGATTGGCGTGGGCTACAAGGCTGCTGCTCAAGGTTCCAAGCTGAACCTGGCTGTGGGCTTTTCTCACCCCGTCAACTTCGAGATGCCTGCTGGCATCACCGTCGCTACCCCCACTCCGACTGAAATCGTGATCAAGGGTGCTGACCGTCAAGTGGTCGGTCAATTGGCTGCTGAGATCCGTGCCGTTCGTCCTCCCGAGCCTTACAAGGGCAAGGGCATTCGCTATGCGAATGAGAAGGTCGTGATCAAAGAGACCAAGAAGAAGTAA
- the rpsH gene encoding 30S ribosomal protein S8, producing MSMSDPIADLLTRIRNAQMVSKATVSAPSSKVKVAIAQVLKEEGYIDGFEVKTEGGKSELEITLKYYAGRPVIERIERVSRPGLRVYKGRHAIPQVQNGLGVAIVTTPQGVMTDRKARSAGVGGEVLCYVA from the coding sequence ATGAGCATGAGTGATCCCATCGCTGACTTGCTGACCCGCATCCGCAACGCACAAATGGTCTCCAAGGCCACCGTGTCGGCCCCTTCCTCCAAGGTCAAGGTTGCCATCGCACAAGTGCTGAAGGAAGAAGGCTATATCGACGGTTTTGAAGTCAAGACCGAAGGTGGCAAGTCCGAACTCGAAATTACCCTGAAGTACTACGCCGGTCGCCCTGTGATCGAACGTATTGAGCGCGTGAGCCGTCCTGGCCTGCGTGTTTACAAGGGTCGTCACGCAATCCCTCAGGTCCAAAACGGCCTGGGTGTGGCCATCGTCACTACGCCTCAAGGCGTGATGACCGATCGCAAAGCACGCTCTGCCGGTGTCGGCGGTGAAGTGCTGTGCTATGTGGCCTAA
- the rpsN gene encoding 30S ribosomal protein S14 yields MAKVAMIQRELKREKLAAKYAAKYAELKAIAGDAKRSDEERDAARLGLQKLPRNSNPTRQRNRCEITGRPRGTFRQFGLGRAKVRELAFAGDIPGVTKASW; encoded by the coding sequence ATGGCTAAAGTAGCAATGATTCAGCGCGAACTGAAGCGCGAAAAGCTGGCAGCCAAGTACGCTGCCAAGTATGCAGAACTGAAGGCAATCGCCGGCGACGCTAAGCGTTCCGACGAAGAGCGCGATGCCGCTCGCCTGGGCCTGCAAAAGCTGCCCCGTAACTCGAACCCCACTCGCCAACGTAACCGTTGCGAGATCACGGGCCGTCCCCGTGGCACATTCCGTCAATTCGGTCTGGGCCGCGCCAAGGTGCGTGAATTGGCCTTCGCTGGCGACATCCCCGGTGTCACCAAGGCCAGCTGGTAA
- the rplE gene encoding 50S ribosomal protein L5 — MARLQKLYREKIAAELTEKFGYTSAMEVPRLTKITLNMGVSEAVADKKVMDNAVADLTKIAGQKPVVTKAKKAIAGFKIREGQAIGCMVTLRGVQMYEFLDRFVTVALPRVRDFRGISGRSFDGRGNYNVGVKEQIIFPEIEYDKVDALRGLNISITTTAKNDDECKALLAAFKFPFKN, encoded by the coding sequence ATGGCACGACTGCAAAAACTCTATCGCGAAAAGATCGCGGCTGAACTGACAGAAAAGTTTGGCTACACCTCCGCTATGGAAGTGCCCCGTCTGACCAAGATCACCCTGAACATGGGTGTGAGCGAAGCCGTGGCCGACAAGAAGGTGATGGACAACGCCGTGGCTGACCTGACCAAGATTGCTGGTCAAAAGCCTGTGGTGACCAAGGCCAAGAAGGCTATCGCTGGTTTCAAGATCCGCGAAGGCCAAGCTATCGGCTGCATGGTGACCCTGCGTGGCGTTCAGATGTACGAATTCCTGGACCGTTTCGTGACCGTGGCTCTGCCCCGCGTTCGTGACTTCCGTGGTATCTCGGGTCGTTCGTTCGATGGTCGCGGCAACTACAACGTTGGCGTCAAAGAACAAATCATCTTCCCCGAAATCGAGTACGACAAGGTGGACGCTCTGCGTGGTCTGAACATCAGCATCACGACAACAGCGAAGAACGACGACGAGTGCAAGGCACTGCTCGCCGCTTTCAAATTCCCCTTCAAGAACTGA
- the rplX gene encoding 50S ribosomal protein L24 — MNKIRKGDEVIVLTGRDKGKRGVVSLRKDDSHVIVDGINLVKKHTKPNPMKGTTGGIVEKAMPLHQSNVAIFNAATGKADRVGIKVNADGTRVRVFKSSGAEIKAA; from the coding sequence ATGAACAAGATTCGCAAGGGCGACGAAGTTATCGTGCTGACCGGCCGTGACAAGGGCAAGCGTGGCGTGGTTTCTCTGCGCAAGGATGACTCCCACGTGATCGTGGACGGTATCAATCTGGTCAAGAAGCACACCAAGCCTAACCCCATGAAGGGCACCACTGGCGGTATCGTGGAGAAGGCTATGCCTCTGCACCAGTCCAATGTGGCTATCTTCAATGCAGCGACTGGCAAGGCCGATCGCGTGGGCATCAAGGTGAACGCCGACGGTACACGTGTTCGCGTGTTCAAGTCCAGCGGCGCCGAAATCAAGGCCGCTTGA
- the rplN gene encoding 50S ribosomal protein L14 — protein sequence MIQTESRLEVADNTGAKSVQCIKVLGGSHRRYASVGDIIKVSIKEAAPRGRVKKGEVYSAVVVRTAKGIRRADGSLVKFDGNAAVLLNAKLEPIGTRIFGPVTRELRTEKFMKIVSLAPEVL from the coding sequence ATGATCCAAACAGAATCTCGTTTAGAGGTTGCCGACAACACCGGTGCGAAGTCTGTTCAGTGCATTAAGGTGCTGGGCGGTTCTCATCGTCGCTATGCGAGCGTTGGCGACATCATCAAGGTGAGCATCAAGGAAGCAGCTCCACGTGGCCGCGTCAAAAAAGGCGAGGTTTACAGTGCTGTGGTGGTGCGCACTGCCAAGGGCATCCGTCGTGCAGACGGTTCGCTCGTGAAGTTCGACGGCAATGCCGCTGTTCTTCTGAACGCCAAGCTGGAGCCAATCGGCACCCGCATCTTTGGCCCCGTGACTCGTGAACTGCGTACCGAAAAGTTCATGAAGATCGTGTCGCTGGCCCCTGAAGTTCTCTAA
- a CDS encoding glycerol-3-phosphate dehydrogenase/oxidase: protein MSAAPSPQSTTRAELLHRLAQPEMYDLAIIGGGATGLGVAVDAAARGFKVVLLESMDFAKGTSSRATKLVHGGVRYLAQGNISLVREALHERTTLLHNAPHLAQPLAFVMPSYKMLDTPFYGIGLKMYDALAGKAGLGSTEFLSSSKTVRYLPTVQQKGLKGGVKYWDGQFDDARLALALARTAAAKGALLVNYCPAEKLVYESNRVAGVICRDAESGQSFTIRAKCVVNATGPWVDLFRQQDAEAQGKPVKPMVAPSQGVHVVVDRDFLPTDHALLVPKTADGRVLFAVPWLGKVILGTTDTPRHDLAREPLPFKEELDFILSEAGKYLSRQPTLADVRSMWVGLRPLVKPQDDDGENTKKISREHTVMSSKTGLVTVTGGKWTTYRAMAEDVLAECFHIGSLPSRPAGVTVHLPLVGAPAESAVKHRMSQAQGLHSYGTDAPSVTALPGADVWLTDGLSEAMVRFAARFEYARTVEDMLARRSRLLFLDARKAAEVALRVAEILEQELGRDPKLADFLALAQQYLPAQH from the coding sequence ATGTCCGCTGCACCGTCACCCCAGTCCACAACCCGCGCAGAGCTGCTCCATCGTCTGGCTCAGCCCGAGATGTATGACCTGGCCATCATTGGTGGTGGTGCCACCGGTCTGGGGGTGGCAGTTGACGCAGCGGCGCGTGGCTTCAAGGTCGTGCTGCTGGAGTCCATGGACTTTGCCAAGGGCACGTCCTCGCGCGCTACCAAGCTGGTGCATGGCGGCGTGCGTTACCTGGCGCAGGGCAATATCTCGCTGGTGCGCGAGGCGCTGCACGAGCGCACCACGCTGCTGCACAACGCCCCGCATCTGGCACAGCCTCTGGCCTTTGTGATGCCTTCCTACAAGATGCTGGATACGCCTTTCTATGGCATCGGCCTCAAGATGTATGACGCGCTGGCGGGCAAGGCAGGTCTGGGTTCCACCGAATTTCTGTCCAGCAGCAAGACCGTCAGATACTTGCCTACCGTGCAGCAAAAGGGCCTCAAAGGCGGCGTTAAATACTGGGACGGTCAGTTTGACGATGCGCGTCTGGCGCTGGCGCTGGCCCGCACGGCGGCAGCCAAAGGCGCTTTGCTGGTCAATTACTGCCCCGCTGAAAAGCTGGTGTACGAAAGCAATCGCGTTGCTGGTGTGATCTGCCGCGATGCAGAGTCTGGCCAATCCTTCACCATTCGCGCCAAGTGCGTGGTCAATGCCACTGGCCCGTGGGTCGATCTGTTCCGTCAACAGGATGCTGAGGCACAGGGCAAGCCCGTCAAGCCCATGGTGGCCCCCAGTCAGGGTGTGCATGTCGTCGTGGACCGAGACTTCCTGCCCACCGACCATGCCCTGCTGGTACCCAAGACGGCCGATGGCCGCGTGCTGTTTGCCGTGCCATGGCTGGGTAAAGTCATTCTGGGCACTACTGATACACCGCGTCATGATCTGGCACGCGAGCCGCTGCCTTTCAAGGAAGAGCTGGATTTCATCCTGTCAGAAGCGGGCAAGTACCTGAGCCGCCAGCCCACACTGGCTGATGTGCGCAGCATGTGGGTGGGCCTGCGTCCGCTGGTCAAGCCGCAGGACGACGATGGTGAGAACACCAAGAAAATCAGCCGCGAGCACACCGTGATGTCCAGTAAAACGGGTCTGGTGACGGTGACTGGCGGCAAGTGGACCACATATCGAGCCATGGCCGAAGACGTGCTGGCTGAGTGCTTCCATATTGGTAGCTTGCCATCCCGTCCCGCAGGCGTGACCGTGCACCTGCCTCTGGTGGGGGCTCCGGCTGAGTCGGCGGTGAAGCATCGCATGAGCCAGGCCCAAGGCCTGCACTCCTACGGAACAGATGCTCCTAGCGTGACGGCGCTGCCTGGTGCTGATGTCTGGCTGACCGATGGCCTGTCCGAGGCCATGGTGCGCTTTGCGGCCCGCTTTGAATATGCGCGCACGGTCGAAGACATGCTGGCCCGCCGCAGCCGCCTGTTGTTCCTTGATGCCCGCAAGGCCGCAGAAGTCGCGCTGCGCGTGGCTGAAATCCTGGAGCAGGAGCTGGGTCGTGATCCCAAGCTGGCGGACTTTCTGGCCCTGGCGCAGCAATACCTGCCTGCCCAGCACTGA
- a CDS encoding DeoR/GlpR family DNA-binding transcription regulator, giving the protein MNSNPRQLQLVEEVRARQSTSVEQLAETLGVTLQTVRRDIQKLADAGLLVRFHGGVRVPSATVENLAHTQRQVLHAEGKMRIARAVAEAIPNGCSLILNIGTTTEAVAQALLQHKGLRVITNNLNVAAILSSNADCEVIVAGGVVRTRDRGIVGEAAVDFMRQFKVDIAVIGISAIEPDGSLRDFDLREVKVAQTIIGQSREVWLAADHSKFSRQAMVELARLNQIDRLFTDVQPSAPFDALLRDAEVQCTIAQ; this is encoded by the coding sequence GTGAACTCCAACCCCCGCCAACTGCAACTCGTCGAAGAAGTCCGCGCCCGCCAGTCCACGTCAGTGGAGCAACTGGCCGAAACACTGGGCGTGACCCTGCAGACCGTGCGCCGCGATATTCAGAAGCTGGCCGACGCCGGACTGCTGGTGCGCTTTCATGGCGGTGTGCGCGTGCCCAGCGCCACGGTGGAGAACCTGGCTCACACCCAGCGCCAGGTGCTGCATGCCGAAGGCAAGATGCGCATTGCCCGCGCCGTGGCCGAGGCCATCCCCAACGGTTGCTCGCTGATTCTGAACATTGGCACCACCACCGAGGCCGTGGCCCAGGCGCTGCTGCAGCACAAGGGCCTGCGCGTCATCACCAACAACCTGAATGTGGCCGCCATTCTCAGCAGCAACGCGGACTGCGAAGTCATCGTCGCAGGCGGCGTGGTGCGCACGCGTGATCGCGGCATTGTGGGTGAGGCGGCGGTAGATTTCATGCGCCAGTTCAAGGTAGACATTGCCGTGATTGGCATCTCTGCTATCGAACCTGATGGCAGCCTGCGCGACTTTGACCTGCGCGAGGTGAAAGTGGCTCAGACCATCATCGGCCAGTCCCGCGAAGTGTGGCTGGCGGCCGACCACAGCAAGTTCAGCCGCCAGGCCATGGTGGAACTGGCCCGCCTGAACCAGATTGACCGCCTGTTCACCGATGTGCAACCTTCTGCGCCCTTCGACGCACTGCTGCGCGACGCCGAAGTGCAGTGCACGATTGCCCAATGA
- a CDS encoding GNAT family N-acetyltransferase, which yields MNSSPPSNTIRPALPSDAAGISELLHGIGWFKAYEGRSIAQNTEAIQSLLTSAHAEPERSLLLVAEDARQRISGYCAIHWLPVAVLQGWEGYVSELFIAESARGLGLGQQLLDAATDAARQRDCLRIWLVNNRERPSYVRGFYSQQGWAEQAEMARFVLPLRTNNHSS from the coding sequence ATGAACTCCTCCCCGCCGTCGAACACCATTCGCCCCGCCCTGCCCAGCGATGCGGCGGGCATCAGCGAATTGCTGCACGGTATTGGCTGGTTCAAGGCCTATGAAGGCCGCAGCATTGCGCAGAACACCGAAGCTATCCAGTCCCTGCTGACCAGCGCCCACGCAGAGCCTGAGCGCAGCCTGCTGCTGGTGGCCGAAGACGCCCGCCAGCGCATCAGCGGCTATTGCGCCATTCACTGGCTGCCCGTGGCCGTACTGCAGGGCTGGGAAGGCTATGTGAGCGAGTTGTTCATTGCCGAAAGTGCGCGCGGCCTCGGCCTGGGCCAGCAGTTGCTGGACGCGGCCACCGACGCAGCACGCCAGCGCGACTGCCTGCGCATCTGGCTGGTCAACAACCGCGAGCGCCCGTCCTATGTGCGCGGCTTCTATTCACAGCAGGGCTGGGCCGAGCAAGCCGAGATGGCGCGCTTTGTCCTGCCCCTCAGAACAAACAACCATTCTTCATGA
- the glpK gene encoding glycerol kinase GlpK, whose amino-acid sequence MTTYLLALDQGTSSSRSIVFDAQGRIVASAQLELPQIYPRPGWVEHDPLEIWRTQLTTAKEALAKAGLTARDIRAVGITNQRETTVVWNRKTGAPIHHAIVWQDRRAEPICAALREAGMADTIQQKTGLLIDAYFSGSKLQWLLDHVPGARAAADAGELAFGTVDCWLIWQLTGGASGTGRHVTDVSNASRTMLFNVHTNQWDEELLAALRIPKSLLPEVLPSAADFGKTASDVLGGEIAIGGVAGDQQSALFGQACFSAGMAKNTYGTGCFMLMHTGDQFQTSANGLLTTSAAQATAQPQFAQEGSVFVGGAVVQWLRDGLRAIEHSGQVQQLAESVPDSGGVMMVPAFTGLGAPYWKPDARGTITGLTRGTTIAHIARAALESIAYQSAALLLAMSRDAVARGGTPVSELRVDGGACVNNLLMQFQADLLGIPVVRPACVETTALGAAYLAGLSSGVYQSTEELSALWKAERRFVPTLGHDRAQELMARWEHAVAQTTLPPAA is encoded by the coding sequence ATGACGACTTATCTGCTTGCTCTGGACCAGGGCACCTCCAGCTCCCGCTCCATCGTGTTCGATGCGCAAGGTCGCATCGTAGCTTCGGCGCAGCTGGAGCTGCCCCAGATCTACCCCCGTCCGGGCTGGGTGGAGCATGACCCGCTGGAAATCTGGCGCACCCAGCTGACCACCGCCAAAGAAGCACTGGCCAAAGCGGGCCTTACGGCCCGCGACATTCGCGCCGTGGGCATTACCAACCAGCGCGAAACCACAGTGGTGTGGAACCGCAAGACGGGCGCGCCCATTCACCACGCCATCGTCTGGCAAGACCGCCGGGCCGAGCCGATCTGCGCTGCGCTGCGCGAAGCGGGCATGGCCGACACCATCCAGCAAAAGACGGGCCTGCTGATCGATGCCTATTTTTCAGGCAGCAAACTGCAATGGCTGCTGGACCATGTCCCCGGCGCCCGCGCTGCAGCCGATGCAGGAGAGCTGGCCTTTGGCACGGTGGACTGCTGGCTGATCTGGCAGCTCACCGGCGGCGCATCCGGCACAGGTCGCCATGTCACCGATGTCAGCAACGCCAGCCGCACCATGCTGTTCAACGTCCACACCAACCAGTGGGACGAAGAACTGCTTGCCGCGCTGCGCATTCCCAAAAGCCTGCTGCCCGAGGTTCTGCCTTCGGCGGCCGACTTCGGCAAGACCGCTTCCGATGTGCTGGGTGGTGAAATCGCAATTGGCGGCGTGGCCGGCGACCAGCAATCCGCCCTCTTCGGCCAGGCCTGCTTTAGCGCTGGCATGGCCAAAAACACCTACGGCACCGGCTGCTTCATGCTGATGCACACGGGCGACCAATTTCAAACCTCGGCCAATGGCCTGCTGACCACATCTGCCGCGCAAGCGACCGCCCAGCCGCAGTTCGCGCAGGAGGGCAGCGTGTTTGTGGGCGGCGCCGTGGTGCAGTGGCTGCGTGATGGTCTGCGCGCCATTGAACACAGCGGCCAGGTGCAGCAATTGGCCGAGTCCGTGCCCGACAGCGGCGGCGTGATGATGGTTCCCGCCTTTACCGGCCTGGGCGCCCCGTACTGGAAGCCCGATGCACGCGGCACCATCACCGGCCTGACGCGTGGCACCACCATTGCCCACATCGCCCGCGCCGCGCTGGAATCCATCGCCTACCAAAGTGCCGCCCTGCTGCTGGCCATGAGCCGCGACGCCGTTGCCCGTGGCGGCACGCCCGTGAGCGAGCTGCGCGTGGACGGCGGCGCCTGCGTGAACAACCTGCTGATGCAGTTCCAGGCCGACCTGCTGGGCATTCCCGTGGTGCGCCCCGCCTGCGTGGAAACCACGGCCCTGGGCGCGGCCTATCTGGCAGGCCTGTCCAGCGGCGTGTACCAGAGCACCGAAGAGCTGTCCGCGCTGTGGAAGGCCGAGCGCCGCTTTGTGCCCACGCTGGGCCACGACCGCGCCCAGGAGCTGATGGCGCGCTGGGAACATGCCGTGGCGCAGACCACGCTGCCCCCCGCTGCCTGA